Genomic DNA from Paenibacillus borealis:
GGAGCTGCGGATCTCATGGTATCTCTGCTGGAGCGGTTCAAGCAGGGCGACAACGACTTCGCCGAGCTCTTTTTTGAACCCTCCGTACATTTGTCCTTCATACTTGTCTGCAATCTGCTGCAGGCTCATTCCCGAGCACTCGGCATAAATGCTCATCAGGTTGCTGATCTCAGGCTTGTTCGCCGGATCAAATACCACTTCGCGTCCTGAATCTGTGGTTGCGCGGCTGATCTTTTTGCGGATGACATCCGGCGGATCCAGCAGGCCGATTCTGCTGCCGGCATTAGGGTCGCTTTTGCTCATTTTTTTGGTCCCGTCATCCAGAGACATAATCCGTGCTCCAACTTCAGGAATATACGGTTCCGGAATGGTGAAGAAATCACCGAAACGGTGATTGAAGCGTCCCGCCAAGTCGCGGGTCAGCTCCAGATGCTGCTTCTGGTCTTCACCCACCGGCACCAGATCGGCGTTGTAAACCAGGATATCCGCAGCCATCAGCGATGGATACACGAACAATCCGGCTCCTACAGATTCTTTACCTGCCGATTTATCCTTAAACTGGGTCATCCGTTCAAGCTCACCCATAGCAGTCAGCGTCGTCAGAATCCATCCCAGCTCAGCATGCTGAGGCACGTGGGACTGCATGTAGACATGGGAGATAGCAGGGTCAATGCCTGCAGCCAGATACAATGCAGCTACCGATTCCGAATTCTCACGGAGTGCAGCGGGATCCTGGGCAACCGTAATGGCATGCAGGTCCACCACCATGAAGAAGCACTCATATTCCTTTTGCAGCTTGACGAAATTCTTGATCGCTCCGATATAATTTCCGAGTGTGAGCGAACCGCTGGGCTGAATCCCCGATAATACTTTTTTTGCCATGATCTTATCCTCCATCATCTGTGTATATTCCGTTTGCGCGTGAACGCAAAAAGGCCCCACATCCGCAAGGGACGTGAGACCGTGGTACCACCCTTATTCGCCGCTAACCGTTACCCCTGGGGGCAGGCAAGCAGCCTTGGCTTCCGTTAACGGGGAAGAGCCGGCCGGTCTACTGAAGGCTTATGCAGCCTGTTCGATCGCGGCGCTCAAGGGTCCATTCGGTCAGAGGTGCACCACCGGTTCACATCAGCCACCGGCTTTCTGAAGGTACAGTCTATGCTTACTTGTCCCTGTCATCACGTTGTTGTCATTCATTGTTGCCTTCATCATAGAGCGTGCCGGAGAAGTTGTCAAATCCCTAACTACCGCCGAATAAATCTGGTATGATAAGGATATTCGTGTATGATCTGATTACAGTTTATCAAAGGAGCATATCTCTTATGAAACAGGTGACCAAAGGGCAGTGGAACGGTTATGATACGTACATTTTGCATAGCCGCGAGCTGGAAGTCACGCTTTTGCCCCGGCTGGGAAACAACGTAATTTCCTTATGGGACCGCAAGGAGGAGCGGCAAATCCTGCGCCAGCCTGATGAAAGCGACTTGGCTTTTTATATTCAGAAACCTTATCACTTCGGCATTCCGCTTCTAGTACCGCCCGGGCGTATACGAAACGGGCAATTCGCCTTCGACGGCATCAGCTACCAGTTTGACCGGAATTCAGGCGACCATCATATTCACGGTCTTCACCGCACACAAGCCTGGTGTGTCAGCGATATTGAAGAGGATGAGGAAGGCTGCACGGTAACGACCGAATTCACAACTACGGATGATGCAGAGTGGATCAGGCAATTTCCCGAGCCGCTGAAGCTTGAGATGACATTCCGCCTGCAGGGGCCAGAGCTGGTGCAGACACTCAAGGTTACTCACCTCGGCAGAAGGCGCATTCCATTTGGTATCGGCTATCATACATGGTTTATGCTTGACGGCGCACCTGAGCGCTGGAGTGTAACTCTCCCTGTTCAAGGCGTCTATGAGCTGAATAATGAGCTTCTGCCCAGCGGGCAATTATTGCCGCTCGGTGAACTTGATGCTCTTAACAGCCATATGAACCTTCAAGGAACGAATCTGGATACTGCCCTGCGGATCGGCGATCAGCAGCCTGCTGAGGCCTTCCTGATGCGCGATGACGGCTACGGACTGCGTTATTCGGTGGACAAGGATGTATTCCGTCACTGGGTCCTCTATACCAAAGGAGAAGCTGACCAGTTCCTCTGCATTGAACCGCTCACCTGGCTTCCGGATGCGCCGAATCTTCAGCAGGACGCTTCCTTCACCGGTATTGTTACGCTTGAACCGGGCCAGACGCTGGTCCTCGGCAGCAGCCTGCAGATGATTTATCCCGGCCAATAAATTTCATATAATTACCATCCTCTAAACCTTCGAAATTCGTGCATGAATTCTCCCCCTAGCGCTCATACTATCTTCACAACGGGCGAAGGAGGTGAACACACATGGGTCAAGCAGGTCAACAAGGTCGTGGTAGCCGTTCTAACAACCTGGTCGTTCCTCAAGCGAATGCAGCGCTGCAGCAGTTGAAATATGAAGCAGCACAAGAGCTTGGAGTAACTATCCCGGCTGACGGTTATTATGGGAACTACACTTCCCGCGAAACCGGTTCTTTGGGAGGATACATCACCAAACGTCTGGTGCAACTGGCAGAGCAACAACTGTCCGGTCGTTCGTAGTAGCAGCCTTATCATAAGTATCCGGCCAGGCCTCATGGCTTAGGCCGAGCAGCTTCCCAGCCCTCCCGCGCTTCTCGTCGAAGCGCAGGGGGGCTTTTATATTGATATGCAGGGATATGTACACTCAGGCAATCAACCAAAGGACTGGTCGGAGACATCGCCATGGTTGCTGCGGGGGTAGCGGATCATCAGGTTGGCCATATTGTAATTAGACTCCAGCGTCGCATCAACCACCACCATGCCCTGGCGGACGGCAAATTCGTAACTGATCTCGCCATGGGTCCAGCGCTTCTTGTACTTCAGGCTCTCCAGAGCCATCACCCGGAAAGAGGATTGCTGACCGGCAGTCAGCCCTTCCTGCTCCGCCGCAAAGCTCCCGCTGCGCCCGGCAAGCGGGTTATGGCGTATGCCGAACTTACCGATGACATTATTCCTGATTTGCACAAATACGGTGCCGGACGTCAATCCTGACAATTCCTCCTGCAGTTCCTTAAATACCAGATCGATTTGTCTTGCCAGCGATAGTTGTTCCGTCCTAAGCATATATTTCCTCCTAAAAGTTTTGTGGGTGATACAACTTCCATGATTCAGCTTCACAAAACCCGCTTCGTAAGCCATCACTTAAGTTTTGTGGGTGATATTACAGAGCAGCAAAAGTATCAATCTAACAGCCCTTATATAAGGCTTTAGGCACATTATAGGTCACTAATTAAATGCATACAACATTATCCAACATAATTGGGTTATTATCCCTACAAATGCGCAATTTTCTTAATTTCATCCGCTAAATCCATCCTTTTGTCGCCCTATTTCGACAAAAACCCAATATAAAAAGACCCCGTTTCCGGGGTCTTTGCGTATTCATACCGCATTCTGCAGCTAAAGTTTTACTGCAAAAAATCCAATTCGCCTTATTTCCGACAAATTCTTAGGCCAGATGCTCTGTCATTTCCAGGAATTCACTAATATCGGCAGCAATCAAATCTGCAGCGCCCTGCCAGAAGTCCGGTTTGGACAAGTCTACGCCCAGGTGTTTCGACACCAGATTCTCCAGTGTCATGACTCCGGTATCCTTGAGCAGGCTGTCATATTTATCGGCAAAGGATGCACCTTCCTGCAAAGCAAGCCGGTACAGTCCTGTACTGAACATATATCCAACGGTATACGGGAAGTTGTAGAACGGCACGTCCGTGATATAGAAATGAAGCTTGGAGGCCCAGAAATGCGGGTGATACTCAGAGAGCACACCGCAGAAGGCTTCCTTCTGCGCTTCTTCCATCAAGGCAGACAATTCTTCTGCACTTACCAGACCCTGTTTACGCTTCTCATAGAAGCGGGTCTCGAAGAGGAAGCGGGCATGAATATTCATGAAGAACGCTACGCTGTTCTGAATCTTCGCTTCCAGCAGCGCCAGCTTCTCCTCAGCGTTGCCAGCGGATTTCACCTGTGCATCAGCCACAATGACTTCGGCAAAGGTGGAGGCTGTCTCGGCCACATTCATGGCATAGTTCTGATTGAACAGCGGCTGGTCATCCAGCAGGAACGAATGGTAGGCATGACCCAGCTCATGTGCGAGCGTCGATACATTGGACGGTGTGCCGCTGTAGGTCATAAAGATGCGCGACTCTTTACTCTCCGGGAACGATACGCAGAACCCCCCGGGGCGTTTGGCCGCACGGTCCTCGACCTCGATCCAGTCATTGTCGAAAGCACGCTCGGCGAAATCCGCCATCTTCGGACTGAATTTGCGGAACTGGGTAACGATGTCAGCTGCCGCCTGCTCATAAGGAATTTTGCCGGAGGACTTGCCGACAGGCGCTTCCACATCAACCCAGGCCAGAGATTCAAGGCCAAGAAGCTTCGCTTTGCGCTGCAGGTAGGACACAATCACGGGCTTGTTCTTCGTAATAACCTCCCACATCACATCCAGCGATTCACGCGTCATCCGGTTAATGCCAAGCGGCTCCTTCAGCACATCCTCCCAGCCGCGGCCTTTGTACAGCTTCAGGCGGAATCCGGCCAGATGATTAAGGGTATCCGCACAATAATCAGCAGCGCCGCCCCAGGCCTCTTCCCACTTGCGGAACATGGTGCTGCGGACTTCAGGGTCCTCGTCATCCAGCTTATTGAAGGCTTGCCCGGCAGACAACAGCTTCTGGCCATCCCCGTCTTCAAAAGGAATCTGGATCGAACCTACGATGGTTTCGTAGTGTTCACTCCAGCCATGGTATCCGTCAACAGCCAGTTCAAGCGCGAGGCTCTCAAGCTCCGGACTCATCTTCTCACGGGCCAGATCGCGGCTCTCACTAAGTACGAAATTAAGCGGGGCAATCTCCGGCCGGGCCATCCACTCGGCCCACACCCCGTCGGCGGTCTGGCGCAGCACGTTGTCGAATGCAGAGCTGACGCCCTCGAATCCGGCGCGCATGCCTGTCACCTTAGACGACAGCCTTACAGCACCTTTGTCCTGCTGGTTCTGGGCTCCCAGACAGCCGGTAAATTCCGCAGCCTGCGTGAGGCGTCCGGCACAGCTCTGCAGCAGTTCAATCACACTGTCCAGCGATTTGGTGGAGGCTGCATCGGCAGGCGCAACTGCCGCGGCGACCTGCTGGCGTAAACTTTCAATGTCGGCTTCCAATTGGTTCAGAAAGCTCTCAAACTGGGGAGAGGCGGAGCCTCCCGGGAAAATGGATTCCAGTTCCCATGTCAGTGATAAAGGCTGTTTCATGTATTCTCACCATTCCTTTGTTCATATTGGTTTTCTTTGTATTTGTGCTACAGCCATGGTAAAGTGAATTACGATAGTCCACCAATGTTAAGGAGGCCACCCTTGTGAAGCCACTGCAAATTTCGCCGGAAACGGCCATTACGCTGTCCAAACAACTCGGCGTTCCGCTGGAACACCTGATGCATATGCCTCAACATATACTGCTGCAAAAAATCGCTGAATTATCCAAGAAGGCAAGCACGGAGCCTGCCGGAGGCAGCGCATCTGAACCGTCTCCAGAGCAGGACAAGCAATGATTCCCTTCAGCCATACCTGGCCTTATGATATTATTCTGGGAGACATGTACGTACAATACTGCCCGTTCTGCGACCAGGAGAATGTGCTTCTGCCTATGAAGCCCAAAGAGCTGCAAATCGTGCGTGACGGCAAAAAAAAGCTGCTGGTCTTCCCCTGCTGCAGTGCCAGCCCCACGGTCATCGACAATGACGGGGACTATCTGCTGTTTGACCGGGCTGTCCGCTGAGCAGCAAAAGACAGCTTACAGGTTCAAGTCACCAAATACAGGCGTACGAAGAGTCTTCTCTTCTACGCCTTTTTTGGGCCCGGGACTCAGCGGTCCGACATCCAGACCCCTCTGCACGGTTCTCTATGTAGCTGACGGAAGCCCGTCCGGATCAATATCCTCTCCGCGCATCTGCTCGCGCAGAATAGCCCACTGTTCACGTGAAGCGCGGATCATAGCCGCATCTACAATTCTCTGGTCATTAATCACACGGGAGAACCACCTTACAGCCACAGTGAAATCGCCGACACGGCGGTTAAGCTCCCCGATCAGATACATCAGACGGGCATCATTTCCTCCCGATGAATCATTCTCGAACACCTTCACATACTCATCAAGCGAGTAACGCAAGAAACGCTGTTCCTGTACCGTATCCCCTTGATAGCGGTATAGCCAGGCAATATGGTGGAGCAGACTCGCAATAATCCGTTCCTTGTCCTTGATGCTTTGTGCGCAGATCAGGGCCAGCTTGTAAGTTTCAAGAGCTACCTCCCAGCTGCGCTTCTCCCCGAAGTCACGGGCTTTCCAGCGTCTGCCCACCTGCGCTTCAAAAGATTTGCGCTGCCATTCCACCAGCTTGTCTGCTGAGTTCTCCGTGGATGCGAATCCGCACTTCGGACAGACTCGTACAACATAATAGTCAGGGTTCTCATCCTTGTAATATGAGCAGAAGTCAGCATCACGGCGGATGGCTTTTTTGAGGCTGGGACGGACTCTTGATGTTGAGAATTCATGTTCACAGTTGCAGCATACAACCTTAATTGAGTATAGGGGGATTAATTCCGGCAAAATGCCCTCATCCTTTCACAACAACTCTTATTCATGGGGCATATTGACAAAATGATGCGCAGGGCCCGCCAGCCGGCTGAGCACGAACGAACGCAGAGGCTCTTCCACACCGGTCTCTTCCAGGGCGGCCTTCATACAGTTCAGCCAATCATCCGCCCGTTCCGGAGTGATGGGAATATACATATGCCTGGCTCTCATCATGGGATGGCCGTGCTGCTCCGAATAAAGTGCAGGACCGCCGAAGAACTGGCTTAGAAACTGATATTGCTTCTCCAGTACAGGAGTAATATCTTCAGGAAATAACGGACTCAGCTGCGGGTGGAGCTGTACCTTGGAGTAGAACACTTCCACCAGACGATGAACTCCCTCGGCACCTCCCAGGTTGTTAAACAGACTCTCATTCGGATTCATTGGAGGCTTCAGCCTTCTTCCCTGTTAATCTGACAAGCAGTTATTATATTATACCAAAAAACAAGCTCCACAGTTATCCCTGCCTTAAGACATGCATCCTGCCCGGGAAAGCAAGCGGAAACAGCTGGATTACCTATAGCGAAAAACCTATAATATCTTAGTTTTGAAATAAAAATCAGGACAAAAAAAGGCGCCAAACCTAAGTTCAGCGCTCGTTAACATCGCAAGTCAGTACGTTCTAAATTCTTCATCACCAGGCGGGACAAGAGAGACCCGGATTACATATACAAAAGCACAAACGAGAACTCCGGCAACTACACTCATCACCATCACTCCATCCCTTAAATCAATCTTGATAAGATGTGCATTAATTAATTTTATAATATCATAATTCCGGTGAAAAAGCACCGGTAAATGTAACCGCTTTCTGCGTTTTTTTGTGCTGTTTGTCCCTCTTCCGGCATACAACTAAGCATAGAATTGGAGGTGCCATTTATGACACTGAACAAAATTGCCAGCCCGCTGCTCGGCATCGTACTGGCGGGCTGCATGCTGCTGATGCTGCTCCATCCGTCCAGCTCTCTGGATGCGGCACTGCGCGGGCTGGCCGTCTGGTGGGACGTGCTGTTTCCTTCGCTGTTCCCCTTCTTCGTCATCTCCGAAATTATGCTGGGCTTTGGCATCGTCCACCTCTTCGGGGCGTTGCTTGATCCGCTTATGCGCCCGCTCTTCAATATACCCGGCAGCGGCGGATTCGTAGCTGCCATGGGATATGTGTCAGGATATCCCGTCGGGGCCAAATTAACCGCCAAGCTGCGGGAACAGGGAATGATCAGCAAGGTGGAAGGGGAACGGCTGGTGGCCTTCACTACTTCCTCAGACCCTATTTTTCTGCTTGGCGCCGTGTCCGTCGGTTTCTTTCATGATGCCTCCCTCGGGCTTATCCTTGCCCTTGCCCATTACGGGGGCGGATTCATCGTCGGCCTGCTAATGTCCTTTCATGGCCGCAGCAGACCTGAGAACTCCGGGACAGTGCCCTCTGCGCCCGCAGATCCCTCGGCTGCAGCCCCGCCCGGGAGAGGTTACGGCAGACTGCGCACCGCGATGAATGCCATGGCTGAAGCCCGCCGCAAAGACGGCAGAAGTCTCGGCGAACTGCTGAGGAATGCAATCCAGTCCTCGCTGCAGCTTATTATTGTCGTTGGAGGGCTGGTTGTATTCTTCAATGTGCTGATGGAGCTGCTCGCCCGAGCCGGAATTATGTCCATGCTGTTCAGTACCGCCGGCCATCTGCTGTCACTTGCCGGATTCCCGCAGGGACTCTCGGCCGCTCTGGTCAGCGGGTTATTCGAGGTGACACTCGGCGCCCGCTCGGCGGGAGAAGCCGCCGCAGGAATTCCGCTGCAGTTCAAGGTGGCTGCTGCAGCGTTCATCCTCTCCTGGGGAGGATTATCCGTGCATGCCCAGGTAGCCAGTATTCTGAATGGCTCCGGACTGCGTTACCTGCCCTTCATGGCTGCCCGTTTGGTACATGCCCTGCTCTCTGCCGGGCTTGTCCTTCTGCTCTGGAAGCCGGTGGTCAGCTCAGGACTCGCTGTGCAGTGGAGTGCGCTGCCTGCCGCCTCCGGTCTGGCCTCGCCGGATTCCGGCCTGATCAGCAGCATCAGTCTGCTCGGCCTGCTGCTGGCCTTCATGCTTGTGCTGTCGCTGCTGATGCTGCTGGCGGGCAAGCTGCGGCGTTTTTAATGATTCAAATATTGTGTTCCGGGTCAAGATTGATTATGATCGGTGTATGACTGAATTATACAAAGGAGCCTGTACATCTTGAGATATTATGTTCTGGACCGCGGAGATGAATTGTCCATCCAACTAGCGGAGCAATTTCACAAGCTGGCGGCGGAGCGGAATCTGGAGCTGGATGCCAAGTCTCCGGAAATCGTGATATCGATTGGCGGCGACGGCACTATGCTGCACGCTTTTCATACGTTTATCGACCAGATACCTAATCTGGCTTTTGTCGGTGTGCATACCGGGCATCTGGGCTTCTACGCGGACTGGCAAGCCGAAGAGCTGCCAACCCTGATTGATTATATGTGCGGAGATATAGGCCCGCATAATCCGCGTATGGTACAGTATCCGCTCCTTGAACTGGAAATCCACAAGAAATCCGGTTCCAGCTCGCATATTGCCCTGAACGAATTCACCCTTAAAGGCGTAGACGGTACGGTTGTCATCCAGATTGATATTAATGATGTAAGCTTTGAAATGTTCCGTGGTGACGGTATTTGCATCTCTACCCCCTCCGGCAGCACTGCTTACAACAAAAGCCTGGGCGGCGCCATGGTGCATCCCACGATCGAGGCGCTGCAGATTTCCGAGATTGCTTCGATTAATAACCGGGTATTCCGCACGATGGGGTCACCGCTGCTGCTTCCTAAGCATCATCACTGCGATATTTACTCGCGCAAGGATCAGCGCCTGCTGCTGACCGTGGATCATAACAATATTCCAGTGGATGATCTGATCTCTGTACGTTGCCAGGTGTCCGACAAAAAAATCAGCTTTGCCAGGTACCGCCCTTTCCCTTTCTGGAATCGTGTACGCGAGGCGTTTCTGGTGTAGTGTTTCTGGGGAATAGAAGGATATCTGAACCGAATAACACGTCTGCCTTCACTGCTCTTTAAGCCGGAGATGCCCCGCCTCTCCGGCTTTATCATGCCGCCTGCCCGGAGTCATACTACCTCCTGAGCAGTGTTCATAAGAAATGGACAGAGGGAATTTTCAAATGGTATAATGAACCTATTTTACAAAGATTGCTAATTAAAAGGAGAGAATCAATTGAAAAAACTACTATCTATGATTGGCGTCAGCCTTCTGGCCCTCGTATTGGCCGTTCCCGCTTTCGCAGCAGAAAAACCTATCAAAGTCTACATAAACAACAGCAATCTTACCTTCACCGCCGGAACCCCTTATCTGAAAGATAATACTGTACTGGTGCCTTTCCGGGTAATCTTTGAGAAGCTCGGGCTGCAGGTGCTGTGGGATGCCAAGACAGGAACCGTTACCGGAACAGGTACGGGCCTGAATATCAGCCTTAAAGTCGGCAGCAAACGCGCTACCGTCAACGGTACCGTCAAGCAGCTTACGGTTGCTCCGGTTTCTACAGCAGGTACAACCTACATACCGCTCCGTTTCATAGCTGAAGCCACCGGCGGAACAGCCGCCTGGGATGCCGCCAGCCGGAGCGTGAAAATTACCGTACCGCAATCGTCCTCCAGCGATGAGAAGGATATTACAGCACTCATTCAATTATCCAATAAATATTATAATGAAGAAAAAGCGATCAGCTTCTACTCCTTAGTGGATTCCGAGTCCGACAATATGGAGTCTGTAACGGATATGAATTCCCTGTTCGAGCTGTATGACCTTAAGAACACCATTCAAAGCCTTAAGATCCTGAGTATTGCCGGAAACGAAGCTACTGTATACACCGTCGAAAAATCCGTTAGAACCGGCGGTTATTATATTCCGGATGAGCAGTTCGAATATTTGTACACGCTGGTCCGTAAGGACGGCTCCTGGAAAATCTCCGGAATGGAGGTACAGGAATCCACTGTGCTCCTGACACGTGAACAAGGCATGAAGCAGGCTGTGGTCCCGCAGAGCGACGCCACCGTGATTAAGGACAATCTCAGCAAATATTATCAGAATATGACTACCCAGAATGTTGATGGAACCATGGCACTAATGACCTCTTACGGTGAAGATTATGACGCTGCCAGCGCAGCCGATCTGCAGGATCTTTTCGACTCCTATGATCTTAGCTACTCGCTGACTAATGCGAATATCTACTATTATGCGGCCGATGAAGCTGCGGTCTATACGGAAGTATCCATTAAAGACGGCGAATCGGGAGAGAGCTACACCCAGTCCCTCATCTTTATTCTGACCAAATCAGAAAGCGGCGCATGGACAATTGACGATACTTACCACATTAGCTTTGATAGCTTGTAATCCCAGAATTATAAAATATATCAAAAGGAAGTATGAACTCATGAAACCAGCCAAAATCCTTACTGCAGCCCTCAGCGGCTGCTTGGCTTTATCGATTGCTTGGGCTCCTGCCGCTTCGGCCGCAGATGCTGCTGCTTCTACCGAAGCGGCGCAATCCTCCAAAACGGACATCATCAATGAAATTATGGAGTATCTTGAGTACTACAATGTGGAGGGTATCGATCAGGATACCCTCATCCGCGGTGCAATTGACGGCATGGTAAGTACGCTAGAGGATCCGTACAGCCAATATTTCGATCAGGCGGAAGCTGCTGACTTCGGCCACGCGGTTGATCTGGAATATGTCGGTATCG
This window encodes:
- a CDS encoding M3 family oligoendopeptidase, producing MKQPLSLTWELESIFPGGSASPQFESFLNQLEADIESLRQQVAAAVAPADAASTKSLDSVIELLQSCAGRLTQAAEFTGCLGAQNQQDKGAVRLSSKVTGMRAGFEGVSSAFDNVLRQTADGVWAEWMARPEIAPLNFVLSESRDLAREKMSPELESLALELAVDGYHGWSEHYETIVGSIQIPFEDGDGQKLLSAGQAFNKLDDEDPEVRSTMFRKWEEAWGGAADYCADTLNHLAGFRLKLYKGRGWEDVLKEPLGINRMTRESLDVMWEVITKNKPVIVSYLQRKAKLLGLESLAWVDVEAPVGKSSGKIPYEQAAADIVTQFRKFSPKMADFAERAFDNDWIEVEDRAAKRPGGFCVSFPESKESRIFMTYSGTPSNVSTLAHELGHAYHSFLLDDQPLFNQNYAMNVAETASTFAEVIVADAQVKSAGNAEEKLALLEAKIQNSVAFFMNIHARFLFETRFYEKRKQGLVSAEELSALMEEAQKEAFCGVLSEYHPHFWASKLHFYITDVPFYNFPYTVGYMFSTGLYRLALQEGASFADKYDSLLKDTGVMTLENLVSKHLGVDLSKPDFWQGAADLIAADISEFLEMTEHLA
- a CDS encoding copper amine oxidase N-terminal domain-containing protein; amino-acid sequence: MKKLLSMIGVSLLALVLAVPAFAAEKPIKVYINNSNLTFTAGTPYLKDNTVLVPFRVIFEKLGLQVLWDAKTGTVTGTGTGLNISLKVGSKRATVNGTVKQLTVAPVSTAGTTYIPLRFIAEATGGTAAWDAASRSVKITVPQSSSSDEKDITALIQLSNKYYNEEKAISFYSLVDSESDNMESVTDMNSLFELYDLKNTIQSLKILSIAGNEATVYTVEKSVRTGGYYIPDEQFEYLYTLVRKDGSWKISGMEVQESTVLLTREQGMKQAVVPQSDATVIKDNLSKYYQNMTTQNVDGTMALMTSYGEDYDAASAADLQDLFDSYDLSYSLTNANIYYYAADEAAVYTEVSIKDGESGESYTQSLIFILTKSESGAWTIDDTYHISFDSL
- a CDS encoding aldose 1-epimerase; translation: MKQVTKGQWNGYDTYILHSRELEVTLLPRLGNNVISLWDRKEERQILRQPDESDLAFYIQKPYHFGIPLLVPPGRIRNGQFAFDGISYQFDRNSGDHHIHGLHRTQAWCVSDIEEDEEGCTVTTEFTTTDDAEWIRQFPEPLKLEMTFRLQGPELVQTLKVTHLGRRRIPFGIGYHTWFMLDGAPERWSVTLPVQGVYELNNELLPSGQLLPLGELDALNSHMNLQGTNLDTALRIGDQQPAEAFLMRDDGYGLRYSVDKDVFRHWVLYTKGEADQFLCIEPLTWLPDAPNLQQDASFTGIVTLEPGQTLVLGSSLQMIYPGQ
- a CDS encoding globin, with translation MNPNESLFNNLGGAEGVHRLVEVFYSKVQLHPQLSPLFPEDITPVLEKQYQFLSQFFGGPALYSEQHGHPMMRARHMYIPITPERADDWLNCMKAALEETGVEEPLRSFVLSRLAGPAHHFVNMPHE
- a CDS encoding NAD kinase: MRYYVLDRGDELSIQLAEQFHKLAAERNLELDAKSPEIVISIGGDGTMLHAFHTFIDQIPNLAFVGVHTGHLGFYADWQAEELPTLIDYMCGDIGPHNPRMVQYPLLELEIHKKSGSSSHIALNEFTLKGVDGTVVIQIDINDVSFEMFRGDGICISTPSGSTAYNKSLGGAMVHPTIEALQISEIASINNRVFRTMGSPLLLPKHHHCDIYSRKDQRLLLTVDHNNIPVDDLISVRCQVSDKKISFARYRPFPFWNRVREAFLV
- the trpS gene encoding tryptophan--tRNA ligase gives rise to the protein MAKKVLSGIQPSGSLTLGNYIGAIKNFVKLQKEYECFFMVVDLHAITVAQDPAALRENSESVAALYLAAGIDPAISHVYMQSHVPQHAELGWILTTLTAMGELERMTQFKDKSAGKESVGAGLFVYPSLMAADILVYNADLVPVGEDQKQHLELTRDLAGRFNHRFGDFFTIPEPYIPEVGARIMSLDDGTKKMSKSDPNAGSRIGLLDPPDVIRKKISRATTDSGREVVFDPANKPEISNLMSIYAECSGMSLQQIADKYEGQMYGGFKKELGEVVVALLEPLQQRYHEIRSSGMLGDILAQGAESARNNAARTLEGVKERMGFLPYR
- a CDS encoding YycC family protein; protein product: MKPLQISPETAITLSKQLGVPLEHLMHMPQHILLQKIAELSKKASTEPAGGSASEPSPEQDKQ
- a CDS encoding DUF2225 domain-containing protein: MPELIPLYSIKVVCCNCEHEFSTSRVRPSLKKAIRRDADFCSYYKDENPDYYVVRVCPKCGFASTENSADKLVEWQRKSFEAQVGRRWKARDFGEKRSWEVALETYKLALICAQSIKDKERIIASLLHHIAWLYRYQGDTVQEQRFLRYSLDEYVKVFENDSSGGNDARLMYLIGELNRRVGDFTVAVRWFSRVINDQRIVDAAMIRASREQWAILREQMRGEDIDPDGLPSAT
- a CDS encoding alpha/beta-type small acid-soluble spore protein, with the translated sequence MGQAGQQGRGSRSNNLVVPQANAALQQLKYEAAQELGVTIPADGYYGNYTSRETGSLGGYITKRLVQLAEQQLSGRS
- the ylbJ gene encoding sporulation integral membrane protein YlbJ, with the translated sequence MTLNKIASPLLGIVLAGCMLLMLLHPSSSLDAALRGLAVWWDVLFPSLFPFFVISEIMLGFGIVHLFGALLDPLMRPLFNIPGSGGFVAAMGYVSGYPVGAKLTAKLREQGMISKVEGERLVAFTTSSDPIFLLGAVSVGFFHDASLGLILALAHYGGGFIVGLLMSFHGRSRPENSGTVPSAPADPSAAAPPGRGYGRLRTAMNAMAEARRKDGRSLGELLRNAIQSSLQLIIVVGGLVVFFNVLMELLARAGIMSMLFSTAGHLLSLAGFPQGLSAALVSGLFEVTLGARSAGEAAAGIPLQFKVAAAAFILSWGGLSVHAQVASILNGSGLRYLPFMAARLVHALLSAGLVLLLWKPVVSSGLAVQWSALPAASGLASPDSGLISSISLLGLLLAFMLVLSLLMLLAGKLRRF